In Zingiber officinale cultivar Zhangliang chromosome 1A, Zo_v1.1, whole genome shotgun sequence, the DNA window GTTGCAGTAAAACACGATTTCTCACCGCACCAACCTAACCCGATCTATTCTGCGTTTCAAAAGAAGTAGAAAAAAAGTTACATTCTATAGTACCACCAATCCAGATCTTAGCATGAGAAACCTGTACAAATCTAGAGCAAAGAAACTCAAGAATAAAACCCCTCTGTTAAAGAACATCACAAAACCTCGATTTGAATCAAGAACCTCATAGAATACAACTGCATCATCATGAACACAACCGATCATGAAATCTTTGCGCTGAAACCATACCTCTAAGTCACAATTCCTCAATTCACCAGGAAAGCCCGATCCAATCCAGTACCAAATCATGAGCGCCCAAATCCAAATAGAAAACCAGGACAACTCAAAACAAAATGAGGTCATTTCGGAAGAATCGCATCACAATTCATTCATCTATTGAGCATCTCGTTTAGGCATTTAAACAAACATATAATCCGCAGGAACACAGAACACTAACACCACGGAACAACAATCAAAACGAACCCAATTCCAATCATAATCCATCAAGCTTCGGAAGCAAACAATCAACTTCTACTAGTTCCTAAACCGTACCTCACAGGAGCCATGCCCACATAATAGAAGTACTTGCTGGATCAATTAGGGCACAACGCGAAGAGAGAAGGTTGGCGGCTGCTGTGGGGGTGCTCGAGCGAGGGAAGGAAGGAGAGGCCGCCGGTGAAGATGGTGCCTGCGCGtgaagaggggaagaggagatCGCCGGCTAGGGTTCGTCGCAACCGGCGGTGGTGCGGCGGATCGCGAGGTGAGAACTCGGGGGAAGGAGTTCGGCGCGAGAAGAGTTGGCCGCGTGAGGGGTTTTTTAGGAGGAAGGGTTCGGCCGGGGAAAATTTATAACTTAGGATCTTCCATCAAACCCTAGACCAATGCCTCAATCAATTCCCATCttcgggtattccaaacaggcttttcttaAACCCATTAATGTATCCCCTCTGATTAattcatacgagctccaaataaatcccagaaaatttctaaaaattcctaaaaaatctaataagattatttgtctattaaaccttattatttaattattatttgttgccgtattttacatGAACATTGTCGAaggtgttggtgcgagaagcatctgacgatcgaaccttagttttgataatggcaaagagattcaaagttaagtttaattgttatctaatgtgtatgactaagtgtttcaggaaagtcctagctgtggttaggcaaggtgaaaaccctagggggtggtaaccttaggtggagaaaagtcctagctgcggttaggcaaaaggaaaaccctagggggtggtaaccctatgtcatagggggtggtaaccctatgcgggaagtcttggtgggtcggcgcttcgggcaaaaatcctagggggtggtaactctaggttaaaatcctggtgtcgcgaaccgggtagaagtctggatgggtcgaagaccgaacatccagcatgaagaccggaagcatcggacgctgagcaaaagtccagtcgatctggaggatcgaactgacaaaaggtaaaatctcctgagtggagtaggtgaggacgcgttccccatagagggaacagtaggcgtcgggtcgacctagggtttccggtcggaaacccgaagtcagacccggacagtccgaaggctgtcaatacatttgtttatatattatcgtttgtgttctaactctgttttacaggaaactaatacttttgtgcagggttagtactgaccgagatcggtcgaccgaaccttgggatcggtcgaccgaacctccaagctaccagatcagatctccagaagttggaccaggttcgaccagggatcggtcggccgaacctgggataggtgtccaCTGGATCAAgtcgaggtgtgcgggtcagaggagactgatcagtcgaccgaacattgggatcggtcgaccgatcccagggataaagtttgaccagatcgaagcggagcgacggatggacggatcaaatgcggtggagatcatttgatcggtcgatcgaacgtgaggatcggtcgaccgatccgcttcgggtcaaatctgatcccgagacttggggatctggatcagaccttgcagagctataaaatgaggcctcgaggtgcagctcagtaCATCGAATTCCGAATAGAAGTCTTGTGCTCTCGTGTGCTtcgtacgcttcaacaacgctctgctgcaACAACGAACTAAACCTCCAACGCTCCTTTactttcttgttcgttggtaaaactttcttatttgctcttaactgtaattgcttctagATTGTAATAGTtcgaatttatagttgttgcccaccgaaagcagtcaaggaccgcggggcttcgagtaggagtcgagataggctccgaacgaagtaaaacactcgTGTCTTGTGTGTTTTCATTTACTTTTCGCTGCGCTTAtaatctgtgttttaaatcgctaaaaatagccacgagcactattcacccccctcccctctagcgctttcgatccatcagaaggcgccttctagcctgttgaaggcgccttcaaatgaacattagccgaagataaagttttatcttcgatgATAAAACTTGTTTGGTTGAAGATGCCTTGAACCACTTTGAAGGTGTCTTCTAGCTTCGAATAATATTTTCAAGGAGCTATAAAAATGCCCCTGGAGCTAAGAATTAAAAAATAACTTGAACAATAACTTCTATATTCAATTCCTATCTAATacctgagcttttcaaagagtgtaagaggtttctctgcttttaacaaaagagatatttttagtggagctttgcaactctaggttgtaaccaattaaaaatctttgtctcttttattttatgttgttcatttattttatattaattatctAATATTTGTGTTCTTGCTAATAGGGATGTAactgaaccaaacggttcgcgagctattcggagctcgattcggtaaaaagctcgtttaagttcgttcgtttatcttatcgagccgagctcgagctcgatttcgagcttgacagttttatcgagccgaactcgagcttaaggatattcagctcgtgagctcgcgaacatgtttgtttataggttcgcgagccaaaaaaacgagccttaaaccgagcaaaaaaatgagctttaaaacgagctaaaaaaatgagctctaaaacgagctttAAAATGATCCAAAAACGAGgtctaaacgagcccgaaaacgagcccgagctcgcttaacgagttaggctcgttaactttgataatcgagctaataacaagCTGAGCTCAAattgttcgcgagcttgataattctaaaacgagccgagctcgagccttgtgataaaagctcgattcgagttcgagccgagctcgaatccgaatataacttaaacgagctgagctcgagcctaatactgttcggctcggttcggctcgttgACATCCTTACTTGCTAAGTTCTAAGCAAGAAAAATTTCTAACTCTTATTTCAAGTTATTCACCCCTCTAGTCGATCGCACCGGGACGTACAATAACTAACAAGCAGACTACTTATCCACAAGCATTTGAAAGCAATTTTCAATAAAGAAAAAAATGGCTACAAAACAATAAAACTCACAACATATAGTACGTAAGATGAAAGTATATTACAGGATAGTCATGTTGTAAAACATGAATGGAACGAGTTCAGAATGGTAGTCAATCGAGTACTACATTTCCTGTATTAATCCTCAAACCAAGAAGTTTCTTTACATGAAAACATCATTACATAATGGTTACACATTGTGTGTCAATATACCAACACATGTATTTGCTGGAAGTAGAAAAAATGTATCACATTTCCAGGAACCAACATAACAGCATCTTGATTTGCAGACTGAGGATGATCTCATAAACCAACCAACGGTATGTAGTTGGCAGTATTAGACGTCAGAAACAGGAGTCTATTGCTCCATGATCCTTATTATCATACAATCATAAAATTTGACATATATCGCTGGGTCAGGCATACAATGTATCATGTATACCAATTGAATGAAAGAAAGATAGCACCTCCCTATTACCAACTTGGCTCCGGTACTAAACCTTTGCAAGACTAAGCTGCTAGTCATTTCATCGAGCACAGCGATTAAAGAATCTGCGCATAGATATTCGACAGGATTCGAATCTCCTCCTTTGCATACTTTGAATGAATTTACTATGAGAAATGGAAGAAGCTCCCAAAAGTCGATTTTCTGTGGCAGAAACCTTCTTGATTGCCTTGTAATCTTGCAAACCCGGTGAAAGTCCATACCTTGGCACCATCCTCAACTAAAGATGATCCCACAGTTCGGATGAGGCGCATGTGTTCATACATCATCGTTCATTGGAGGAACCGAGGACGCATTCGGAGCATGCAAGCAACAGATGGTCGACTGAAGAAGTAGCTCCTAATGATTTCCAGATTTTTTTCAGATCGGACTTCGCAGGCAATGCGGCGAACAAGTCAAGGGCATGAAGATATCCCTCCGACGAGGGCGCAAACCCAGCTGCTTCTCGGGGATGCGGAAGACAGTCACCAACTTCGCGGGATGAGGTTTCGAAGTAATCGCGGTCGGAAAGCTGCCTGATGGGGAGTTCGGAAGGAGGCCGGAGGATACGTGCGAGTCGAGTGGCAGCGCGGCAGCAGAGGGAACAACGGATCTGAGTAGGAGAGAGGCCGGCGGCGACGTAGAGTAAGTGGAGAACCAAATCGGGCATGGTGAATCCAAAATAACGGTCCAGCTGAAGAAGTGACATACGCGAAGCAACGGAAGGAGCAATAGCAGTGAAGGGCGCCGGAGAAGACACACGACGGCGGCAACATTGATGCTCTTCATCGTCGCCGGTGAAGTTAAATAGCGTCGAAGGCCGAAAGCGATTGCCatgtttgttaaaaattttatttatctattacTTATATAAGAATggaattaaatttaatattattctattaatcaaaataagaaatatttttttatattttcttctaAGAAACAAGCAAAGGTTCCTTGTGAGGTCCAATTTTGGTCATTGACAAATGGAAATTGGAgaacatctgattctcaaccttTCATGTGTGTAATCGATTACTGATTATCCACTGGACTGTAAGAACAGAACAATCAATCTCAATCAAAGCTGTACACACATTATGTTCTGCGATTACTCAACTGCATCTCTTAGTAGTGGTCAAATGCTTTCAATTAATCGGATACTAACAGACTGTTTTTTGGGGGGTCTGAGAAATTGCTACTCAACTGTGAACATAACAAACTCATCTTTTCTGGGAGAAATGGAGATGAACAGCAAATGCAATGAGACAAGAAGTTGAGGTTTGCTCTATTTTTGCCGAAGATCAAAGTCTTTCAAGTGGTATATGAATCAGGCATCGAAATATTACAGAATAAAGTATCCGAAAGTGTCGGATTACCTCATTTTCGCGATCTACAATACATGATCACTCGTTCTTCAACCAATCGAATCCAAGCCGGGATCagttccatggagcttggagtaATTTCACCAAAATTGCGAAAATTTTGCCCACGCTCCAGAAGAAAAGCCACAGAGAAACTTCTTTGAACATCTACAGAACAACAGCAAAGTCCCGGATTATCACGGCGAGCCGGCGGGATAAGGCGTTTCGATCCGCCGACCCACCAGCGCCATATTCCTCAACTGCAGTCTCTTGGAGATGAGGAACCCACCAAGCGCCAACTGCAGCACGAGAACCACAGAAAGAAACGCCAGCCCTACCTTCTCTCCCACGTTTAGCTGATTGGAGGTCGCGAACAAACCCGGCGGCGGCGGGTACTCGGTTGGGCGAGTCGGCGGAGGGTACCGCGCGGTCGGAGGAGATACGGTGCTAGGGGAAGGAGAAGGGGATGGCGAGGAGgcgggggagggggagggggagggggtggGCCCTTGACCGGAGAGCGCGAGGAGAGGGACTAGGAAAGAGAAAGTTAGAGATCGAGGGTCCATTAAGGGCAGTGGACGGAGATCTAGGGTTCCGGCGAAGCTCGGGCAGCAGCTCCTCTTCCTGCCGGTGAATACAGCTCAACGGAAGAGTAGGGGGACGGAAACAGATCTGATGATAACCAAATaaggaatatttaattttttatttcaatccTATAAGTTTATTGTCCTGCAATTTGCTCCTTCCATCTTTAAAAGACTGCTAGTATTATTACGGTTCTAAAAAGCAACATTGAGTATAATCGGAACTTAATTTTAACATAGTTATTGAGCTCATAATTTgagattatttaattatttaaattattatattttaaaatttatttatttagttagtaAATTTGATATTTTAAGATTTTTATTTTATCTATAAATAATAAGTTTAATAAGAATATGATTTATAAACtttaattataaatattatttatcaatAATTCATAATATAAACTcatga includes these proteins:
- the LOC122009888 gene encoding proline-rich receptor-like protein kinase PERK1 yields the protein MDPRSLTFSFLVPLLALSGQGPTPSPSPSPASSPSPSPSPSTVSPPTARYPPPTRPTEYPPPPGLFATSNQLNVGEKVGLAFLSVVLVLQLALGGFLISKRLQLRNMALVGRRIETPYPAGSP